From the genome of Perca flavescens isolate YP-PL-M2 chromosome 1, PFLA_1.0, whole genome shotgun sequence, one region includes:
- the LOC114557458 gene encoding zinc finger protein 280C isoform X2 codes for MSELFMECVEEELEPWQKQVPEVNLIDDDDDDDEPIFVGVLSNNQKDGKPNPPPPQRDNAGKQEVKPPAPQPAIGSSPVMLPLSVAGNAVNTAAPNLTTVTPHPVIINNQGFIVTSPQLANNREFIASLGSQYPPGTSFTIVPASQQQLFQQVTSATVMPRAVHRPQVQQISNNVVTLSNVQSPAVYSAQSHQLQLIQSNSQSLQTFSVPVKANNNNRDQSLVKLGLPPRPIESAAKRPKLDLGPAKVIAPAENGILKKKCPKCQEEFLTQEALKFHILSGCAVVESTAPSALNFVANKRIMLVSDFYYGQFEGDWDKKDGQKPNTTFKCQSCLKVLKNNIRFMNHMKHHLELEKQNSESWESHTTCQHCYRQYMTPFQLQCHIESAHSPIESSTNCKICELAFESEQVLLEHMKDNHKPGEMPYVCQVCNFRSSFFTDVETHFRSVHENTKDLLCPFCLKVLRSSHMYMQHYMKHQKKGIHRCGKCRLNFLTYREKVDHKTHVHKTFRKPKALEGLPPGTKVTIRASLTGKTPTLATSPDQSGFTVSPETLSFNPQTKPPVSLSKFKSNSSGAGKAKTTPSKKQDSRNTPKHNLALRNLRVNGGRFTCIECNTRVDHFFSHFPMLSNCGACKYRTSCKVSIGNHMIRFHSTITKNRFLKMDHKKYPSASRFTLVCLNCDLLAGASGGDLMTKHLTDRPNHVCKVIQEKDNKAKDRVHLVLGQPAKVLYVLTSAPSQRPKEMDLKPIESVTSESVTLATVDQLQPEPMLPAGDQEKGSTETSFVEGSSEGHLKQSSLPALSSCCTSDGDLDLCEESVGNSESQDVREQLPEHETREHVIEPLPEPKTREHVIEPLPEPETREHVTEPLPEPKTREHVIEPLPETRERVIEPLPEPETREHVIEPLPEPETREHVIEPLPEPETREHVIEPLPEPETREHVIEQLPEPETREHVIEPLPEPETREHVIEQLPEPETREHVIEPLPEPETREHVIEQLPEPETRERVIEPLPEPETRERVIEPLPEPETREHVIEHLPEPETREHVIEQLPEPETREHVIEQLPEPETREHVIEQLPEPETMEHVIEPLPEPETREQQTKSENLYIN; via the exons ATGTCTGAACTTTTTATGGAGTGTGTCGAGGAGGAGCTGGAGCCGTGGCAAAAACAAGTTCCTGAAGTTAACTTgatagatgatgatgatgatgatgatgaaccCATCTTCGTTGGAGTACTCT CTAATAACCAGAAGGATGGTAAGCCTAACCCTCCACCTCCTCAGAGAGACAATGCAGGGAAACAAGAAGTAAAGCCTCCTGCTCCTCAGCCTGCCATTGGCTCCTCGCCAGTGATGCTGCCATTGAGTGTGGCTGGAAATGCAGTAAATACTGCAGCACCCAATCTTACAACAGTGACCCCCCATCCTGTTATCATCAATAACCAG ggtTTCATTGTCACGTCTCCACAATTGGCAAACAACCGTGAGTTCATTGCCTCCCTTGGGAGCCAGTACCCTCCTGGGACTTCCTTTACAATTGTACCAG CTAGTCAGCAGCAGCTTTTTCAGCAGGTCACTTCAGCCACAGTAATGCCTCGTGCCGTCCACAGGCCTCAGGTGCAACAAATTAGCAACAACGTTGTGACGTTGTCTAACGTGCAGAGTCCGGCTGTGTATTCAGCACAATCTCACCAGCTGCAGCTTATCCAGTCCAACTCACAATCTCTTCAGACCTTTTCTGTGCCTGTAAAGGCCAATAACAATAACAGAG ATCAAAGTTTAGTCAAACTAGGATTACCACCACGGCCAATAGAGAGCGCAGCAAAAAGACCCAAGCTTGATTTGG GGCCGGCAAAAGTAATTGCCCCTGCGGAAAATGGGATTTTAAAGAAAAAGTGCCCAAAGTGTCAAGAAGAATTCCTTACACAGGAGGCCCTGAAATTTCATATATTG AGTGGCTGTGCAGTTGTGGAAAGTACAGCTCCATCAGCCCTGAACTTTGTTGCAAACAAGCGCATCATGCTGGTCTCAGACTTCTACTACGGACAGTTTGAGGGAGATTGGGACAAGAAGGACGGGCAGAAGCCCAATACTACTTTTAAGTGCCAGAGCTGTTTGAAAGTTCTCAAGAACAATATCAG GTTCATGAACCACATGAAGCACCACCTGGAGCTTGAAAAACAGAACAGCGAGAGCTGGGAAAGCCACACAACTTGCCAGCATTGCTACAGACAGTACATGACTCCATTCCAGCTGCAGTGCCACATCGAGAGCGCTCACAGCCCAATCGAATCCTCAA CCAATTGTAAGATATGTGAGCTAGCGTTTGAGTCAGAGCAAGTTCTCCTGGAACACATGAAGGACAACCACAAGCCTGGGGAAATGCCCTACGTCTGCCAG GTCTGCAATTTCAGGTCGTCTTTCTTCACGGATGTGGAGACGCATTTCCGAAGTGTCCATGAAAACACAAAAGACCTGCTCTGTCCCTTCTGTCTCAAAGTTCTTAGAAGTAGTCATATGTACATGCAACACTACATGAAACATCAG aaaAAAGGGATCCATCGCTGTGGAAAATGCAGACTGAATTTTCTCACATACCGGGAGAAAGTGGATCACAAGACTCACGTCCACAAGACTTTCAGAAAACCTAAAGCCCTGGAAGGCCTTCCTCCAGGAACAAAG GTGACCATTCGAGCCTCCCTTACAGGAAAGACACCCACATTGGCGACCTCCCCTGATCAATCTGGCTTTACTGTTAGTCCAGAAACACTAAGTTTCAACCCGCAAACCAAACCTCCAGTCAGTCTATCCAAATTTAAGTCAAACAgctctggagcaggaaaagccAAGACGACTCCAAGCAAGAAGCAAGATAGCCGGAATACTCCCAAGCACAATCTGGCGCTCAGGAATCTCAG AGTCAATGGAGGACGGTTCACTTGCATTGAGTGCAACACACGAGTTGATCACTTCTTTTCTCATTTCCCAATGCTTTCGAATTGTGGTGCGTGCAAATATCGGACAAGTTGCAAAGTCTCTATTGGGAATCATATGATAag ATTCCATAGTACCATAACCAAAAACAGATTTTTGAAAATGGATCATAAGAAATATCCATCTGCATCAAG ATTTACCCTGGTCTGTCTGAACTGTGACCTCCTCGCAGGCGCATCAGGCGGTGACCTGATGACCAAACATTTAACTGATAGACCAAATCACGTATGCAAAGTCATTCAGGAGAAAG ATAACAAAGCCAAAGATCGAGT GCATCTCGTCTTGGGGCAGCCAGCAAAAGTCTTGTACGTCTTGACTTCAGCACCTTCTCAAAGACCAAAAGAAATGGACTTGAAACCAATTGAAAGTGTCACATCTGAAAGTGTTACTCTTGCCACTGTTGACCAACTACAACCAGAGCCGATGTTACCAGCAGGTGATCAGGAAAAGGGTTCCACAGAAACAAGTTTTGTTGAAGGTTCCTCTGAAGGACACTTAAAGCAGTCGTCATTGCCCGCTTTATCGTCTTGCTGTACATCAGACGGGGATTTAGATCTCTGTGAAGAGTCAGTGGGTAACTCAGAGAGCCAAGATGTCAGAGAGCAGCTCCCTGAGCATGAGACTAGGGAACATGTCATAGAGCCGCTCCCTGAGCCCAAGACTAGGGAACATGTCATAGAGCCGCTCCCTGAGCCTGAGACTAGGGAACATGTCACAGAGCCGCTCCCTGAGCCCAAGACTAGGGAACATGTCATAGAGCCGCTCCCTGAGACTAGGGAACGTGTCATAGAGCCGCTCCCTGAGCCCGAGACTAGGGAACATGTCATAGAGCCGCTCCCTGAGCCCGAGACTAGGGAACATGTCATAGAGCCGCTCCCTGAGCCCGAGACTAGGGAACATGTCATAGAGCCGCTCCCTGAGCCTGAGACTAGGGAACATGTCATAGAGCAGCTCCCTGAGCCCGAGACTAGGGAACATGTCATAGAGCCGCTCCCTGAGCCTGAGACTAGGGAACATGTCATAGAGCAGCTCCCTGAGCCCGAGACTAGGGAACATGTCATAGAGCCGCTCCCTGAGCCTGAGACTAGGGAACATGTCATAGAGCAGCTCCCTGAGCCTGAGACTAGGGAACGTGTCATAGAGCCGCTCCCTGAGCCTGAGACTAGGGAACGTGTCATAGAGCCGCTCCCTGAGCCCGAGACTAGGGAACATGTCATAGAGCATCTCCCTGAGCCCGAGACTAGGGAACATGTCATAGAGCAGCTCCCTGAGCCCGAGACTAGGGAACATGTCATAGAGCAGCTCCCTGAGCCCGAGACTAGGGAACATGTCATAGAGCAGCTCCCTGAGCCCGAGACTATGGAACATGTCATAGAGCCGCTCCCTGAGCCCGAGACTAGGGAACAACAAACTAAATCAGAAAACCTGTACATCAACTAA
- the LOC114557458 gene encoding zinc finger protein 280C isoform X3 — MSELFMECVEEELEPWQKQVPEVNLIDDDDDDDEPIFVGVLSNNQKDGKPNPPPPQRDNAGKQEVKPPAPQPAIGSSPVMLPLSVAGNAVNTAAPNLTTVTPHPVIINNQGFIVTSPQLANNREFIASLGSQYPPGTSFTIVPASQQQLFQQVTSATVMPRAVHRPQVQQISNNVVTLSNVQSPAVYSAQSHQLQLIQSNSQSLQTFSVPVKANNNNRDQSLVKLGLPPRPIESAAKRPKLDLGPAKVIAPAENGILKKKCPKCQEEFLTQEALKFHILSGCAVVESTAPSALNFVANKRIMLVSDFYYGQFEGDWDKKDGQKPNTTFKCQSCLKVLKNNIRFMNHMKHHLELEKQNSESWESHTTCQHCYRQYMTPFQLQCHIESAHSPIESSTNCKICELAFESEQVLLEHMKDNHKPGEMPYVCQVCNFRSSFFTDVETHFRSVHENTKDLLCPFCLKVLRSSHMYMQHYMKHQKKGIHRCGKCRLNFLTYREKVDHKTHVHKTFRKPKALEGLPPGTKVTIRASLTGKTPTLATSPDQSGFTVSPETLSFNPQTKPPVSLSKFKSNSSGAGKAKTTPSKKQDSRNTPKHNLALRNLRVNGGRFTCIECNTRVDHFFSHFPMLSNCGACKYRTSCKVSIGNHMIRFHSTITKNRFLKMDHKKYPSASRFTLVCLNCDLLAGASGGDLMTKHLTDRPNHVCKVIQEKADNKAKDRVHLVLGQPAKVLYVLTSAPSQRPKEMDLKPIESVTSESVTLATVDQLQPEPMLPAGDQEKGSTETSFVEGSSEGHLKQSSLPALSSCCTSDGDLDLCEESVGNSESQDVREQLPEHETREHVIEPLPEPKTREHVIEPLPEPETREHVIEPLPEPETREHVIEPLPEPETREHVIEQLPEPETREHVIEPLPEPETREHVIEQLPEPETREHVIEPLPEPETREHVIEQLPEPETRERVIEPLPEPETRERVIEPLPEPETREHVIEHLPEPETREHVIEQLPEPETREHVIEQLPEPETREHVIEQLPEPETMEHVIEPLPEPETREQQTKSENLYIN; from the exons ATGTCTGAACTTTTTATGGAGTGTGTCGAGGAGGAGCTGGAGCCGTGGCAAAAACAAGTTCCTGAAGTTAACTTgatagatgatgatgatgatgatgatgaaccCATCTTCGTTGGAGTACTCT CTAATAACCAGAAGGATGGTAAGCCTAACCCTCCACCTCCTCAGAGAGACAATGCAGGGAAACAAGAAGTAAAGCCTCCTGCTCCTCAGCCTGCCATTGGCTCCTCGCCAGTGATGCTGCCATTGAGTGTGGCTGGAAATGCAGTAAATACTGCAGCACCCAATCTTACAACAGTGACCCCCCATCCTGTTATCATCAATAACCAG ggtTTCATTGTCACGTCTCCACAATTGGCAAACAACCGTGAGTTCATTGCCTCCCTTGGGAGCCAGTACCCTCCTGGGACTTCCTTTACAATTGTACCAG CTAGTCAGCAGCAGCTTTTTCAGCAGGTCACTTCAGCCACAGTAATGCCTCGTGCCGTCCACAGGCCTCAGGTGCAACAAATTAGCAACAACGTTGTGACGTTGTCTAACGTGCAGAGTCCGGCTGTGTATTCAGCACAATCTCACCAGCTGCAGCTTATCCAGTCCAACTCACAATCTCTTCAGACCTTTTCTGTGCCTGTAAAGGCCAATAACAATAACAGAG ATCAAAGTTTAGTCAAACTAGGATTACCACCACGGCCAATAGAGAGCGCAGCAAAAAGACCCAAGCTTGATTTGG GGCCGGCAAAAGTAATTGCCCCTGCGGAAAATGGGATTTTAAAGAAAAAGTGCCCAAAGTGTCAAGAAGAATTCCTTACACAGGAGGCCCTGAAATTTCATATATTG AGTGGCTGTGCAGTTGTGGAAAGTACAGCTCCATCAGCCCTGAACTTTGTTGCAAACAAGCGCATCATGCTGGTCTCAGACTTCTACTACGGACAGTTTGAGGGAGATTGGGACAAGAAGGACGGGCAGAAGCCCAATACTACTTTTAAGTGCCAGAGCTGTTTGAAAGTTCTCAAGAACAATATCAG GTTCATGAACCACATGAAGCACCACCTGGAGCTTGAAAAACAGAACAGCGAGAGCTGGGAAAGCCACACAACTTGCCAGCATTGCTACAGACAGTACATGACTCCATTCCAGCTGCAGTGCCACATCGAGAGCGCTCACAGCCCAATCGAATCCTCAA CCAATTGTAAGATATGTGAGCTAGCGTTTGAGTCAGAGCAAGTTCTCCTGGAACACATGAAGGACAACCACAAGCCTGGGGAAATGCCCTACGTCTGCCAG GTCTGCAATTTCAGGTCGTCTTTCTTCACGGATGTGGAGACGCATTTCCGAAGTGTCCATGAAAACACAAAAGACCTGCTCTGTCCCTTCTGTCTCAAAGTTCTTAGAAGTAGTCATATGTACATGCAACACTACATGAAACATCAG aaaAAAGGGATCCATCGCTGTGGAAAATGCAGACTGAATTTTCTCACATACCGGGAGAAAGTGGATCACAAGACTCACGTCCACAAGACTTTCAGAAAACCTAAAGCCCTGGAAGGCCTTCCTCCAGGAACAAAG GTGACCATTCGAGCCTCCCTTACAGGAAAGACACCCACATTGGCGACCTCCCCTGATCAATCTGGCTTTACTGTTAGTCCAGAAACACTAAGTTTCAACCCGCAAACCAAACCTCCAGTCAGTCTATCCAAATTTAAGTCAAACAgctctggagcaggaaaagccAAGACGACTCCAAGCAAGAAGCAAGATAGCCGGAATACTCCCAAGCACAATCTGGCGCTCAGGAATCTCAG AGTCAATGGAGGACGGTTCACTTGCATTGAGTGCAACACACGAGTTGATCACTTCTTTTCTCATTTCCCAATGCTTTCGAATTGTGGTGCGTGCAAATATCGGACAAGTTGCAAAGTCTCTATTGGGAATCATATGATAag ATTCCATAGTACCATAACCAAAAACAGATTTTTGAAAATGGATCATAAGAAATATCCATCTGCATCAAG ATTTACCCTGGTCTGTCTGAACTGTGACCTCCTCGCAGGCGCATCAGGCGGTGACCTGATGACCAAACATTTAACTGATAGACCAAATCACGTATGCAAAGTCATTCAGGAGAAAG CAGATAACAAAGCCAAAGATCGAGT GCATCTCGTCTTGGGGCAGCCAGCAAAAGTCTTGTACGTCTTGACTTCAGCACCTTCTCAAAGACCAAAAGAAATGGACTTGAAACCAATTGAAAGTGTCACATCTGAAAGTGTTACTCTTGCCACTGTTGACCAACTACAACCAGAGCCGATGTTACCAGCAGGTGATCAGGAAAAGGGTTCCACAGAAACAAGTTTTGTTGAAGGTTCCTCTGAAGGACACTTAAAGCAGTCGTCATTGCCCGCTTTATCGTCTTGCTGTACATCAGACGGGGATTTAGATCTCTGTGAAGAGTCAGTGGGTAACTCAGAGAGCCAAGATGTCAGAGAGCAGCTCCCTGAGCATGAGACTAGGGAACATGTCATAGAGCCGCTCCCTGAGCCCAAGACTAG GGAACATGTCATAGAGCCGCTCCCTGAGCCCGAGACTAGGGAACATGTCATAGAGCCGCTCCCTGAGCCCGAGACTAGGGAACATGTCATAGAGCCGCTCCCTGAGCCTGAGACTAGGGAACATGTCATAGAGCAGCTCCCTGAGCCCGAGACTAGGGAACATGTCATAGAGCCGCTCCCTGAGCCTGAGACTAGGGAACATGTCATAGAGCAGCTCCCTGAGCCCGAGACTAGGGAACATGTCATAGAGCCGCTCCCTGAGCCTGAGACTAGGGAACATGTCATAGAGCAGCTCCCTGAGCCTGAGACTAGGGAACGTGTCATAGAGCCGCTCCCTGAGCCTGAGACTAGGGAACGTGTCATAGAGCCGCTCCCTGAGCCCGAGACTAGGGAACATGTCATAGAGCATCTCCCTGAGCCCGAGACTAGGGAACATGTCATAGAGCAGCTCCCTGAGCCCGAGACTAGGGAACATGTCATAGAGCAGCTCCCTGAGCCCGAGACTAGGGAACATGTCATAGAGCAGCTCCCTGAGCCCGAGACTATGGAACATGTCATAGAGCCGCTCCCTGAGCCCGAGACTAGGGAACAACAAACTAAATCAGAAAACCTGTACATCAACTAA
- the LOC114557458 gene encoding zinc finger protein 280C isoform X1, with product MSELFMECVEEELEPWQKQVPEVNLIDDDDDDDEPIFVGVLSNNQKDGKPNPPPPQRDNAGKQEVKPPAPQPAIGSSPVMLPLSVAGNAVNTAAPNLTTVTPHPVIINNQGFIVTSPQLANNREFIASLGSQYPPGTSFTIVPASQQQLFQQVTSATVMPRAVHRPQVQQISNNVVTLSNVQSPAVYSAQSHQLQLIQSNSQSLQTFSVPVKANNNNRDQSLVKLGLPPRPIESAAKRPKLDLGPAKVIAPAENGILKKKCPKCQEEFLTQEALKFHILSGCAVVESTAPSALNFVANKRIMLVSDFYYGQFEGDWDKKDGQKPNTTFKCQSCLKVLKNNIRFMNHMKHHLELEKQNSESWESHTTCQHCYRQYMTPFQLQCHIESAHSPIESSTNCKICELAFESEQVLLEHMKDNHKPGEMPYVCQVCNFRSSFFTDVETHFRSVHENTKDLLCPFCLKVLRSSHMYMQHYMKHQKKGIHRCGKCRLNFLTYREKVDHKTHVHKTFRKPKALEGLPPGTKVTIRASLTGKTPTLATSPDQSGFTVSPETLSFNPQTKPPVSLSKFKSNSSGAGKAKTTPSKKQDSRNTPKHNLALRNLRVNGGRFTCIECNTRVDHFFSHFPMLSNCGACKYRTSCKVSIGNHMIRFHSTITKNRFLKMDHKKYPSASRFTLVCLNCDLLAGASGGDLMTKHLTDRPNHVCKVIQEKADNKAKDRVHLVLGQPAKVLYVLTSAPSQRPKEMDLKPIESVTSESVTLATVDQLQPEPMLPAGDQEKGSTETSFVEGSSEGHLKQSSLPALSSCCTSDGDLDLCEESVGNSESQDVREQLPEHETREHVIEPLPEPKTREHVIEPLPEPETREHVTEPLPEPKTREHVIEPLPETRERVIEPLPEPETREHVIEPLPEPETREHVIEPLPEPETREHVIEPLPEPETREHVIEQLPEPETREHVIEPLPEPETREHVIEQLPEPETREHVIEPLPEPETREHVIEQLPEPETRERVIEPLPEPETRERVIEPLPEPETREHVIEHLPEPETREHVIEQLPEPETREHVIEQLPEPETREHVIEQLPEPETMEHVIEPLPEPETREQQTKSENLYIN from the exons ATGTCTGAACTTTTTATGGAGTGTGTCGAGGAGGAGCTGGAGCCGTGGCAAAAACAAGTTCCTGAAGTTAACTTgatagatgatgatgatgatgatgatgaaccCATCTTCGTTGGAGTACTCT CTAATAACCAGAAGGATGGTAAGCCTAACCCTCCACCTCCTCAGAGAGACAATGCAGGGAAACAAGAAGTAAAGCCTCCTGCTCCTCAGCCTGCCATTGGCTCCTCGCCAGTGATGCTGCCATTGAGTGTGGCTGGAAATGCAGTAAATACTGCAGCACCCAATCTTACAACAGTGACCCCCCATCCTGTTATCATCAATAACCAG ggtTTCATTGTCACGTCTCCACAATTGGCAAACAACCGTGAGTTCATTGCCTCCCTTGGGAGCCAGTACCCTCCTGGGACTTCCTTTACAATTGTACCAG CTAGTCAGCAGCAGCTTTTTCAGCAGGTCACTTCAGCCACAGTAATGCCTCGTGCCGTCCACAGGCCTCAGGTGCAACAAATTAGCAACAACGTTGTGACGTTGTCTAACGTGCAGAGTCCGGCTGTGTATTCAGCACAATCTCACCAGCTGCAGCTTATCCAGTCCAACTCACAATCTCTTCAGACCTTTTCTGTGCCTGTAAAGGCCAATAACAATAACAGAG ATCAAAGTTTAGTCAAACTAGGATTACCACCACGGCCAATAGAGAGCGCAGCAAAAAGACCCAAGCTTGATTTGG GGCCGGCAAAAGTAATTGCCCCTGCGGAAAATGGGATTTTAAAGAAAAAGTGCCCAAAGTGTCAAGAAGAATTCCTTACACAGGAGGCCCTGAAATTTCATATATTG AGTGGCTGTGCAGTTGTGGAAAGTACAGCTCCATCAGCCCTGAACTTTGTTGCAAACAAGCGCATCATGCTGGTCTCAGACTTCTACTACGGACAGTTTGAGGGAGATTGGGACAAGAAGGACGGGCAGAAGCCCAATACTACTTTTAAGTGCCAGAGCTGTTTGAAAGTTCTCAAGAACAATATCAG GTTCATGAACCACATGAAGCACCACCTGGAGCTTGAAAAACAGAACAGCGAGAGCTGGGAAAGCCACACAACTTGCCAGCATTGCTACAGACAGTACATGACTCCATTCCAGCTGCAGTGCCACATCGAGAGCGCTCACAGCCCAATCGAATCCTCAA CCAATTGTAAGATATGTGAGCTAGCGTTTGAGTCAGAGCAAGTTCTCCTGGAACACATGAAGGACAACCACAAGCCTGGGGAAATGCCCTACGTCTGCCAG GTCTGCAATTTCAGGTCGTCTTTCTTCACGGATGTGGAGACGCATTTCCGAAGTGTCCATGAAAACACAAAAGACCTGCTCTGTCCCTTCTGTCTCAAAGTTCTTAGAAGTAGTCATATGTACATGCAACACTACATGAAACATCAG aaaAAAGGGATCCATCGCTGTGGAAAATGCAGACTGAATTTTCTCACATACCGGGAGAAAGTGGATCACAAGACTCACGTCCACAAGACTTTCAGAAAACCTAAAGCCCTGGAAGGCCTTCCTCCAGGAACAAAG GTGACCATTCGAGCCTCCCTTACAGGAAAGACACCCACATTGGCGACCTCCCCTGATCAATCTGGCTTTACTGTTAGTCCAGAAACACTAAGTTTCAACCCGCAAACCAAACCTCCAGTCAGTCTATCCAAATTTAAGTCAAACAgctctggagcaggaaaagccAAGACGACTCCAAGCAAGAAGCAAGATAGCCGGAATACTCCCAAGCACAATCTGGCGCTCAGGAATCTCAG AGTCAATGGAGGACGGTTCACTTGCATTGAGTGCAACACACGAGTTGATCACTTCTTTTCTCATTTCCCAATGCTTTCGAATTGTGGTGCGTGCAAATATCGGACAAGTTGCAAAGTCTCTATTGGGAATCATATGATAag ATTCCATAGTACCATAACCAAAAACAGATTTTTGAAAATGGATCATAAGAAATATCCATCTGCATCAAG ATTTACCCTGGTCTGTCTGAACTGTGACCTCCTCGCAGGCGCATCAGGCGGTGACCTGATGACCAAACATTTAACTGATAGACCAAATCACGTATGCAAAGTCATTCAGGAGAAAG CAGATAACAAAGCCAAAGATCGAGT GCATCTCGTCTTGGGGCAGCCAGCAAAAGTCTTGTACGTCTTGACTTCAGCACCTTCTCAAAGACCAAAAGAAATGGACTTGAAACCAATTGAAAGTGTCACATCTGAAAGTGTTACTCTTGCCACTGTTGACCAACTACAACCAGAGCCGATGTTACCAGCAGGTGATCAGGAAAAGGGTTCCACAGAAACAAGTTTTGTTGAAGGTTCCTCTGAAGGACACTTAAAGCAGTCGTCATTGCCCGCTTTATCGTCTTGCTGTACATCAGACGGGGATTTAGATCTCTGTGAAGAGTCAGTGGGTAACTCAGAGAGCCAAGATGTCAGAGAGCAGCTCCCTGAGCATGAGACTAGGGAACATGTCATAGAGCCGCTCCCTGAGCCCAAGACTAGGGAACATGTCATAGAGCCGCTCCCTGAGCCTGAGACTAGGGAACATGTCACAGAGCCGCTCCCTGAGCCCAAGACTAGGGAACATGTCATAGAGCCGCTCCCTGAGACTAGGGAACGTGTCATAGAGCCGCTCCCTGAGCCCGAGACTAGGGAACATGTCATAGAGCCGCTCCCTGAGCCCGAGACTAGGGAACATGTCATAGAGCCGCTCCCTGAGCCCGAGACTAGGGAACATGTCATAGAGCCGCTCCCTGAGCCTGAGACTAGGGAACATGTCATAGAGCAGCTCCCTGAGCCCGAGACTAGGGAACATGTCATAGAGCCGCTCCCTGAGCCTGAGACTAGGGAACATGTCATAGAGCAGCTCCCTGAGCCCGAGACTAGGGAACATGTCATAGAGCCGCTCCCTGAGCCTGAGACTAGGGAACATGTCATAGAGCAGCTCCCTGAGCCTGAGACTAGGGAACGTGTCATAGAGCCGCTCCCTGAGCCTGAGACTAGGGAACGTGTCATAGAGCCGCTCCCTGAGCCCGAGACTAGGGAACATGTCATAGAGCATCTCCCTGAGCCCGAGACTAGGGAACATGTCATAGAGCAGCTCCCTGAGCCCGAGACTAGGGAACATGTCATAGAGCAGCTCCCTGAGCCCGAGACTAGGGAACATGTCATAGAGCAGCTCCCTGAGCCCGAGACTATGGAACATGTCATAGAGCCGCTCCCTGAGCCCGAGACTAGGGAACAACAAACTAAATCAGAAAACCTGTACATCAACTAA